In Ruminococcaceae bacterium BL-4, one DNA window encodes the following:
- the pfkA gene encoding 6-phosphofructokinase (Evidence 2a : Function from experimental evidences in other organisms; PubMedId : 12450869, 12622823, 12682299, 19193632, 20473954, 22198292; Product type e : enzyme) yields the protein MGAKSIAVLTSGGDAPGMNAAVRAVVRTGLYLGMRVIGIKRGYNGLLSGDTVEMNLRSVSDIIHRGGTVIYTARSPEFNTPEGVKKAADMCHKLDISGVVVIGGDGSFRGARDLTGAGIPCIGIPGTIDNDIASSEYTVGFDTAMNTVVEMVDRLRDTAESHDRCSVVEVMGRRCGELALQSGIAVGATSILVPEVPFDFQRDIVDRMKFTQKAGKRHFIIVVAEGVGGVEELGKRIKNETGIETRVTILGHVQRGGSPTLRDRLVASEMGYRAAKLLYEGNSNRVVVMQNGKIIDLDITEALNKKREFNMELYKIAHVISI from the coding sequence ATGGGAGCGAAATCAATTGCAGTTTTAACAAGCGGCGGAGACGCCCCTGGAATGAATGCAGCTGTTCGTGCAGTCGTGCGTACCGGACTTTATTTGGGAATGCGTGTAATCGGTATAAAACGGGGATATAATGGACTTTTATCCGGTGATACAGTGGAAATGAATCTGCGGAGTGTTTCGGATATTATCCACCGTGGTGGAACGGTAATTTATACAGCACGCAGTCCAGAATTTAATACGCCGGAAGGTGTAAAAAAGGCGGCTGATATGTGTCATAAGCTTGACATTAGCGGTGTAGTCGTTATTGGCGGTGATGGTTCTTTTCGTGGCGCAAGAGATTTAACAGGAGCTGGAATTCCCTGCATTGGAATTCCGGGAACAATTGATAATGATATTGCGTCCAGTGAATATACGGTTGGTTTTGATACGGCAATGAATACGGTTGTTGAAATGGTTGATAGACTGCGTGATACAGCAGAGTCTCATGACCGCTGCAGTGTTGTAGAGGTTATGGGACGTCGCTGCGGAGAACTTGCTTTGCAGTCAGGCATTGCAGTAGGCGCAACTTCTATTTTGGTTCCAGAAGTTCCTTTTGATTTTCAGCGAGATATTGTGGATCGCATGAAGTTTACGCAGAAAGCTGGAAAGCGCCACTTTATTATTGTTGTTGCAGAAGGCGTCGGTGGGGTAGAAGAGCTAGGAAAACGAATTAAAAATGAAACAGGAATTGAAACGAGAGTAACGATTCTTGGGCATGTGCAGCGTGGTGGTTCTCCGACTCTACGGGATCGTCTGGTAGCAAGCGAAATGGGGTATCGTGCAGCAAAGCTACTGTATGAAGGTAACAGTAACCGTGTTGTGGTTATGCAAAATGGAAAAATCATTGATTTAGATATTACAGAAGCTTTGAATAAAAAGCGCGAGTTTAATATGGAACTCTATAAGATTGCTCATGTGATCTCAATTTAA
- the dnaE gene encoding DNA polymerase III subunit alpha, which translates to MFTHLHLHTEYSLLDGACRIEQLLDLAAQRGDKAVAITDHGVMYGAVNFYKAAKKRGIKPIIGCEVYVAQRTRFDKTNELDGQSYHLVLLCENNTGYQNLIALVSHAWIEGFYNKPRVDLELLKQYHEGIIALSACLAGEIPRALSAGDYGEAQKAALRYSDIFGEDHFYLELQDHGLPDQKRINPILIRLSNETGIPLVVTNDCHYLTKEDSKMHHVLLCIQTNHTIDDKNGMEFGSEEFYYKTEEEMRSLFPDHPEAADNTNKIAKRCNVTFEFGKTKLPHFDTPNGQENFTYFREKCYAGLHLHYGENPAPEIVQRLEYELDTIQKMGYVNYYLIVHDFVRHAKEVGIPVGPGRGSGAGSLAAYCIGITGIDPLKYDLLFERFLNPERVSMPDFDIDFADDRRSEMIDYVVQKYGADHVAQIVTFGTMAARGSIRDVGRAMGIPYATVDEVAKLVPNDQKMKNITLQKALESSQKLRERYEADEQIHELIDMARKVEGMPRNASTHAAGVVITDRPIAEYVPLAKNGDSVVCQYTMTTLEELGLLKMDFLGLRNLSVIHDAVEMIHIHDPNFLVDKIPTDEPKVFQMISAGVTDGVFQFESSGMRSMIMQLHPDSLEDLIAAISLYRPGPMESIPRYIENRHHPEKVTYRHPLLKPILQVTYGCIVYQEQVMQIFRSLAGYSLGRADIVRRAMSKKKHDVMQKEREIFIHGLVSKEGTIEVSGCLRNGVPEETAQAIYSEMESFASYAFNKSHAAAYAYLAYQTAYLKCFYPKEYMAALMTSVLDNTNKLSKYIAECDRLKIRVLPPRINQSMVGFTVSGKDIRFGLLAVRNLGRGLIETIIKMRQENGTFVSFYDFCKRTYGLINRRALESLIECGAMDDLDGNRRQMASAVESVLAYLDSDHRKNLDGQIGFFDLGEEKKQEEFHLPKVSDYSASEKLSQEKEVTGMYLSGHPMSPFSDCYRQPGITRIGEIIDDLQEGNGQYHDGDMVWLLGIITRKKLKTTKKNSTIAFLTFEDLYGSIEVLVFSKILEENFSLLQEGIILKIYGKISAREDEAPKLILESLEKVSDPSQVEKLAESTKISDDPSSKHHPKPGLYLKVAGEEDPKWIQAKKDLAIFNGIVPLYVVFQNEKKFFRAPRSMAVDVNEPLLRELRRLLGEENVAFVEQ; encoded by the coding sequence TTGTTTACTCATTTACATCTTCATACAGAATATAGTCTCTTGGATGGTGCCTGTCGAATTGAGCAGCTGCTGGATCTTGCGGCCCAAAGAGGAGATAAAGCGGTTGCCATTACAGACCATGGGGTCATGTATGGGGCTGTTAATTTTTATAAAGCTGCAAAAAAACGTGGAATTAAACCGATTATTGGCTGTGAAGTATATGTAGCACAGAGAACTCGTTTTGATAAAACCAATGAACTTGATGGTCAGAGTTATCATTTGGTACTGCTGTGCGAAAATAATACGGGCTATCAGAATCTGATTGCGCTTGTCAGTCACGCGTGGATTGAGGGCTTTTACAATAAGCCGCGGGTGGATCTTGAACTTTTAAAACAGTATCATGAGGGGATTATTGCACTTTCTGCCTGTTTAGCTGGAGAAATTCCGCGTGCCTTATCAGCTGGAGACTATGGGGAAGCCCAAAAAGCAGCATTGCGGTATTCTGATATTTTTGGAGAAGATCATTTTTATCTGGAACTACAGGATCATGGTCTGCCGGATCAGAAACGAATTAACCCAATTTTAATTCGCCTTTCGAATGAAACCGGGATTCCATTAGTGGTGACAAATGATTGTCATTACCTTACAAAAGAGGACAGCAAGATGCACCATGTCCTTCTTTGTATTCAAACGAACCATACGATTGATGATAAAAATGGGATGGAGTTTGGCAGCGAGGAATTTTATTATAAAACGGAAGAAGAAATGCGATCGCTTTTTCCGGATCATCCTGAGGCGGCGGACAATACAAATAAAATTGCAAAGCGATGCAATGTGACCTTTGAATTTGGAAAAACGAAACTGCCTCATTTTGATACACCGAACGGGCAAGAAAATTTTACGTATTTCCGGGAAAAATGTTACGCAGGACTTCATCTTCATTATGGAGAAAATCCGGCTCCCGAGATTGTACAGCGTCTCGAATATGAATTGGATACTATCCAGAAGATGGGCTATGTAAACTATTATTTGATTGTCCATGATTTTGTTCGTCATGCAAAAGAAGTCGGAATCCCAGTGGGCCCTGGGCGTGGGTCCGGTGCGGGAAGTTTAGCGGCATATTGTATTGGAATTACCGGAATCGATCCGCTGAAATACGATCTGCTGTTTGAACGCTTTTTAAATCCGGAGCGTGTCAGCATGCCGGATTTCGATATTGATTTTGCTGATGACCGTAGATCTGAGATGATCGACTATGTAGTTCAGAAATACGGTGCAGATCATGTGGCACAAATTGTTACTTTTGGCACTATGGCTGCCAGAGGATCCATTCGTGATGTCGGAAGGGCAATGGGAATCCCATATGCTACTGTAGATGAAGTGGCGAAGTTGGTTCCAAATGATCAAAAGATGAAAAATATTACTTTGCAGAAGGCACTGGAAAGTTCTCAGAAGCTGAGAGAACGATATGAAGCAGATGAGCAGATTCATGAACTGATTGATATGGCTCGCAAAGTTGAAGGAATGCCAAGAAATGCTTCTACGCATGCGGCAGGTGTTGTGATTACGGATCGACCAATCGCAGAATATGTTCCGCTTGCAAAAAATGGAGATTCTGTTGTTTGTCAGTATACGATGACAACACTAGAAGAACTAGGCCTTTTAAAAATGGATTTTCTGGGGCTGCGGAATCTTTCGGTTATTCATGATGCAGTCGAAATGATTCATATTCATGACCCGAATTTTTTAGTTGATAAAATCCCGACTGATGAGCCCAAAGTATTTCAAATGATCAGCGCTGGTGTGACAGACGGTGTTTTTCAATTTGAATCATCCGGAATGCGCAGCATGATCATGCAGCTTCATCCGGACTCTCTGGAAGATTTGATTGCTGCGATTTCTCTTTATCGCCCCGGACCTATGGAATCAATTCCACGTTATATTGAAAATCGGCACCATCCCGAAAAGGTGACTTATCGCCATCCGCTTTTAAAACCGATTCTGCAGGTGACCTATGGTTGTATCGTTTATCAGGAACAGGTTATGCAGATCTTTCGTTCCCTTGCTGGATATAGTCTTGGACGAGCAGATATTGTGCGCCGTGCAATGAGCAAGAAAAAGCACGACGTCATGCAAAAAGAACGTGAGATTTTTATCCATGGACTTGTTTCGAAAGAAGGCACAATAGAAGTGTCTGGTTGTCTGCGCAATGGGGTTCCGGAAGAGACAGCTCAAGCAATTTACAGCGAGATGGAAAGTTTTGCTTCTTATGCATTTAACAAATCCCACGCGGCAGCATATGCGTATCTTGCATATCAGACTGCCTATTTAAAATGCTTTTATCCAAAAGAATATATGGCAGCACTGATGACCAGCGTTTTGGATAATACGAATAAGCTTTCCAAATATATTGCAGAGTGTGATCGGTTAAAAATTCGCGTTTTGCCGCCTAGAATTAATCAAAGTATGGTTGGATTTACTGTTTCGGGAAAAGATATTCGCTTTGGACTTCTTGCTGTCCGAAATCTTGGTCGTGGTTTAATAGAGACAATCATCAAAATGCGCCAAGAAAATGGGACTTTTGTTTCTTTTTATGATTTTTGCAAAAGAACCTATGGACTCATAAATCGTCGTGCATTGGAAAGCCTGATAGAGTGTGGTGCGATGGATGATTTGGATGGTAATAGACGTCAGATGGCATCGGCGGTAGAATCAGTTTTGGCCTATTTGGATTCGGATCACCGAAAAAATCTTGATGGACAGATCGGATTCTTCGATCTTGGAGAAGAAAAGAAACAGGAAGAATTTCATTTGCCCAAAGTTTCTGATTATTCTGCTTCTGAAAAATTATCTCAGGAAAAAGAAGTGACTGGAATGTATCTTTCCGGACATCCAATGTCTCCATTTTCGGATTGCTATCGTCAGCCTGGAATCACCAGAATAGGGGAGATCATAGATGATCTTCAGGAAGGAAACGGTCAGTATCACGATGGAGACATGGTGTGGCTGCTCGGAATTATTACTCGTAAAAAATTAAAAACGACAAAGAAAAACTCTACCATTGCCTTTTTAACGTTTGAAGATTTATATGGGTCAATTGAAGTTTTGGTGTTTTCAAAAATTTTGGAAGAGAATTTTTCTCTTCTGCAAGAAGGAATCATTTTGAAGATTTATGGAAAAATTAGTGCAAGGGAAGACGAAGCTCCAAAGTTGATTCTTGAGTCTTTGGAAAAAGTATCGGATCCAAGCCAAGTCGAAAAGTTAGCAGAATCGACCAAAATTTCGGATGATCCTTCTTCAAAGCATCATCCGAAACCCGGACTTTATCTTAAAGTAGCGGGGGAAGAAGATCCAAAATGGATTCAGGCGAAAAAAGATCTGGCGATTTTTAATGGTATTGTCCCTCTTTATGTAGTGTTCCAAAACGAGAAAAAGTTTTTCCGAGCACCTCGATCTATGGCCGTTGACGTCAATGAACCTTTGCTTCGGGAATTGCGCAGATTGCTTGGAGAGGAAAATGTTGCCTTTGTGGAACAGTGA